In the genome of Limnobaculum zhutongyuii, one region contains:
- a CDS encoding calcium-binding protein: MGTGIATGWGTDKLVSIEGLIGSAQGDTFTDSAANNLFEGRGGNDTFYLTNGGNDVLMYKVLAGKSGDGRGGNGHDTVYGFTVGNLLTNDNADLIDLGDVLNYSGSYSCFMDDGKMTLDFASQGILNYLKVDQLNGDTIISIDRDGKGGAYGFEELLTLKGVSTDLVTLLSNNQIEVGDDTLSSASSATHSLLSTTQQSLLSISQMYTAGDDILFGTEKADILMGGLGNDTFIHIGKGDQVMGGAGNDVIKLASTDFAYISGDEGIDTLILEGKNELLDLGALKDKLESIEIFDMGDASNTMKVSLDDVLRLGSEELAIHSGDKAIIVNGEEGSTLKLEGGDGQWTMSHSHYQHAGNTYNVWTVGTSGIEVLVENTVNSIIM, encoded by the coding sequence TTGGGTACCGGTATTGCAACCGGCTGGGGTACCGACAAGTTAGTCAGTATTGAAGGTCTGATTGGTTCTGCACAAGGTGATACGTTCACGGATAGTGCGGCGAATAACCTGTTTGAAGGACGCGGTGGCAATGACACTTTCTACCTGACTAACGGTGGTAACGATGTACTGATGTACAAAGTGCTGGCCGGTAAGAGCGGTGACGGTAGGGGCGGTAACGGCCATGACACGGTATATGGTTTCACCGTGGGTAATCTGCTGACCAATGACAATGCCGATTTGATTGATTTGGGTGATGTACTTAATTACTCAGGTTCATACTCCTGCTTTATGGATGACGGCAAAATGACGCTGGATTTCGCCTCTCAGGGAATACTGAATTATCTGAAAGTAGATCAGTTGAATGGCGATACCATCATCAGCATTGACCGTGATGGTAAAGGTGGTGCTTATGGCTTTGAAGAGCTGTTAACGCTGAAAGGTGTGAGTACTGATCTGGTAACGCTGTTATCTAACAACCAGATTGAAGTCGGTGACGATACGCTGTCCAGTGCATCTTCCGCTACACATTCTTTGTTATCGACTACTCAGCAGTCACTGCTATCTATTTCTCAGATGTATACCGCCGGTGATGACATTCTGTTTGGTACCGAGAAGGCAGATATCCTGATGGGTGGCCTCGGCAACGATACCTTTATCCATATTGGCAAAGGTGATCAGGTCATGGGTGGCGCGGGTAATGATGTTATCAAGCTGGCTTCAACAGATTTCGCTTATATCTCTGGTGATGAGGGTATCGACACCCTGATTCTGGAAGGTAAAAACGAGCTGTTAGATCTGGGCGCGTTAAAAGACAAGCTGGAATCAATAGAGATATTCGACATGGGTGACGCAAGTAACACCATGAAAGTATCTCTGGATGATGTTCTGCGTCTGGGTTCAGAAGAACTGGCAATTCACAGTGGTGATAAAGCAATTATCGTCAATGGTGAAGAAGGCAGCACCCTGAAGTTAGAGGGTGGTGACGGCCAGTGGACGATGTCGCACAGTCATTATCAACATGCAGGTAATACCTATAACGTTTGGACCGTAGGTACTTCAGGTATTGAAGTACTGGTCGAGAACACCGTCAATTCAATCATTATGTAA
- a CDS encoding Ig-like domain-containing protein, whose amino-acid sequence MNTNFIDNSRDATPAFSGVGMPGSIVTLFDNGMMIGEALVGEDGLWSLSASALPGGIHNLSVHGMDSFGNNNFMLGSAIMEVGEIAQPVPQPEQQPQPELQPEPSRTLVTPVISGAYDHIGADVGNVKSGEITDDARPVISGTGTVGDIVVVYNTDSNGQHEIGQAVVDAEGNWSVTPYGFATLAVGENQLTVVAIDPAVGTRSEVSEPYTLVVESFIPAPVHGEVMQGTAGDDVFANVGEADQVLAGAGNDLINLKSLNFALVDGGEGIDTVALSTQYANLYLNGVKDTLTSVEIFDLGNGHNTITVSMNDVLRMGSEELSVHGDKKALVINGEDGSTLAIENVHEQWIQSGGQDSQWTMSQHDYQYAGNTYNVWTIGNSSVELLVENTVNTIIM is encoded by the coding sequence ATGAATACTAATTTTATTGATAACAGTCGCGATGCTACCCCTGCTTTTTCTGGTGTAGGTATGCCAGGAAGCATTGTTACTCTGTTTGATAATGGCATGATGATCGGTGAGGCTCTGGTTGGCGAAGATGGCCTGTGGAGCCTTTCTGCTAGTGCATTGCCAGGCGGTATACATAACCTTTCTGTTCATGGAATGGATAGCTTCGGTAACAACAATTTCATGTTGGGATCGGCGATTATGGAAGTAGGTGAAATTGCACAACCAGTACCGCAGCCAGAGCAACAGCCACAGCCTGAACTACAACCAGAACCAAGTCGTACATTAGTAACACCAGTCATTAGCGGTGCGTATGATCATATTGGTGCTGATGTGGGTAACGTTAAATCTGGTGAGATCACTGATGACGCTCGCCCGGTTATTAGCGGTACCGGTACTGTCGGCGACATCGTTGTTGTATACAACACTGATAGCAATGGCCAGCATGAAATTGGCCAGGCTGTTGTTGATGCAGAAGGTAACTGGAGCGTAACGCCTTATGGTTTTGCCACTCTGGCAGTGGGTGAAAACCAACTGACCGTGGTAGCAATAGACCCTGCTGTAGGTACACGTAGCGAAGTCAGCGAGCCGTACACACTGGTAGTTGAATCATTTATTCCAGCACCGGTACATGGTGAAGTGATGCAAGGTACTGCTGGTGATGACGTGTTTGCTAATGTTGGCGAAGCGGATCAGGTACTGGCTGGTGCTGGTAACGATCTGATTAACCTGAAATCACTCAACTTTGCTCTGGTCGATGGCGGTGAAGGTATTGATACGGTAGCACTGTCAACTCAGTACGCTAACTTATACCTGAACGGCGTAAAAGACACGTTAACGTCAGTAGAAATCTTCGATCTGGGTAATGGCCATAATACCATTACTGTTTCTATGAATGACGTTCTGCGTATGGGTTCTGAAGAGCTGTCAGTTCACGGTGATAAGAAAGCGCTGGTTATTAACGGCGAAGACGGTTCTACCTTAGCGATCGAAAACGTTCACGAACAGTGGATCCAGTCTGGTGGTCAGGATAGCCAGTGGACCATGTCACAGCATGATTATCAGTATGCTGGTAACACCTATAACGTCTGGACTATTGGTAACTC